The Pirellulales bacterium genome has a segment encoding these proteins:
- a CDS encoding PIN domain-containing protein — MSNVALFVVRSIFVLVAVSLGVVLINSKVLPEQPIWIPWLVIVGCILLAGLVIAADALLPRKQLDTISAVYFGLIVGLFLTYVLRLALNPLLATIPSKEIVDLIFLSMGTVLCYTCISLLIQTKNDFRFIIPYVEFAKEVKGRAPYVLDTSVVIDGRIADVVETDLIDNELIMPQFVISELQNIADSGDKLRRSRGRRGLDVLNRLRSNKRVELTIFDRELPEFSGQAVDLKLVLLAKHLNGRVVTNDYNLNKVAKLHGVGVVNLNDLANALKPVFLPGELVEVKIVKPGESVGQGVGYLDDGTMIVVEGGREHINRSVRIAVTSVLQTSAGRMVFGRCDGPAKA, encoded by the coding sequence ATGTCGAATGTTGCTCTTTTCGTCGTGCGCTCGATCTTTGTCTTGGTGGCGGTCAGCTTGGGCGTTGTGCTAATTAATTCCAAGGTGTTGCCCGAGCAGCCGATTTGGATCCCCTGGTTGGTGATCGTGGGCTGTATCCTCTTGGCGGGGCTGGTGATAGCCGCCGATGCGCTCTTGCCGCGAAAGCAGCTCGATACGATCTCGGCAGTTTACTTTGGCCTGATCGTTGGCCTATTTCTCACCTATGTGCTGCGGCTGGCGCTCAATCCGCTCCTGGCCACGATTCCGAGCAAGGAGATCGTCGACCTGATCTTCCTCTCGATGGGGACCGTGCTCTGTTACACCTGCATCAGCCTTCTGATTCAGACCAAGAACGACTTCCGCTTTATCATCCCCTACGTCGAGTTCGCCAAGGAGGTAAAAGGGCGGGCGCCATACGTGCTCGACACCAGCGTGGTGATCGACGGCCGGATCGCCGACGTCGTCGAGACCGATCTGATCGACAATGAACTCATCATGCCCCAATTCGTCATCAGCGAGCTGCAAAACATCGCCGACAGCGGCGACAAGCTCCGCCGTAGCCGCGGCCGCCGCGGGCTGGATGTGCTCAATCGCCTCCGGTCAAACAAGCGCGTCGAGCTGACGATCTTCGACCGCGAATTGCCCGAGTTCAGCGGCCAGGCGGTCGATCTGAAGCTGGTCCTGTTGGCCAAACATCTGAATGGCCGCGTGGTCACGAACGACTACAATCTCAACAAAGTGGCCAAGCTCCACGGCGTCGGCGTGGTGAATCTCAACGATTTGGCCAACGCGCTCAAGCCGGTTTTCTTGCCCGGCGAATTGGTCGAGGTCAAGATCGTCAAGCCGGGGGAATCGGTCGGGCAAGGGGTGGGCTACTTGGACGACGGCACGATGATCGTCGTCGAAGGGGGCCGCGAGCACATCAACCGCAGCGTGCGGATCGCTGTCACGAGCGTCCTGCAAACCAGCGCCGGCCGGATGGTCTTCGGCCGCTGCGACGGCCCGGCGAAAGCGTGA
- a CDS encoding endonuclease/exonuclease/phosphatase encodes MRRLFILLLLAGAGGSWFFFQKYRIDGIDRVSLKPRGTVADSTAFENTVADAASPPQRPTQTIRIASFDVQKFDAAKLGRPEVMKTVLDVVRRFDVIAIQGISTPRDDLMAVVIEQLNYNGRHFDYVIGPRSGGDAAPEQLAFILDAASVEVDRSTMYTVDDPARLLRRDPLVATFRVRGPEPKDAFTFALVNVHVDAQRASSELDALADVYRAVRNNGLGEDDIILLGNLGADDRRLGLLGQLPNMTSALTAAPTNTRGTKMVDNILFNREATIEFTGRAGVLDLMHECSLTMPQALQVSDHLPIWAEFSIYEGGQPGRLATRPESR; translated from the coding sequence ATGCGAAGGCTGTTCATATTGCTGCTCTTGGCCGGCGCCGGCGGGAGTTGGTTCTTCTTCCAGAAATACCGGATCGACGGGATCGATCGGGTGTCGCTCAAGCCGCGCGGCACGGTCGCCGATTCGACGGCGTTCGAGAATACGGTAGCCGACGCCGCGTCCCCCCCGCAACGACCAACGCAGACGATCCGCATCGCTTCGTTCGACGTTCAGAAGTTTGACGCTGCGAAGCTCGGCCGGCCGGAGGTCATGAAAACCGTGCTCGACGTGGTCCGTCGTTTCGATGTGATCGCCATCCAGGGCATCTCCACTCCGCGCGACGATCTGATGGCGGTGGTGATCGAGCAGCTCAACTACAACGGCCGGCACTTCGACTATGTCATTGGTCCGCGATCGGGGGGCGATGCCGCGCCCGAGCAGCTTGCCTTCATCTTAGACGCCGCCAGTGTCGAGGTGGATCGAAGCACGATGTACACGGTCGATGATCCCGCGCGGCTGTTGCGCCGCGATCCGCTGGTGGCGACGTTCCGCGTCCGCGGTCCGGAGCCAAAAGACGCATTCACCTTCGCGCTGGTCAATGTACACGTCGACGCTCAGCGGGCCAGCAGCGAACTCGATGCTCTTGCGGACGTCTATCGCGCGGTCCGCAACAACGGCCTCGGCGAGGACGACATTATTCTCTTGGGCAATCTCGGCGCCGACGATCGGCGGCTCGGCCTGCTGGGCCAACTGCCGAACATGACCTCGGCGCTCACCGCGGCCCCCACGAACACGCGGGGCACGAAAATGGTTGACAACATCCTCTTCAATCGCGAGGCCACGATCGAATTCACCGGCCGAGCGGGGGTGCTCGATCTGATGCATGAGTGCAGTCTCACCATGCCCCAAGCCCTGCAAGTCTCCGACCATCTGCCGATCTGGGCTGAGTTTAGTATCTACGAGGGCGGGCAGCCCGGACGCCTGGCGACTCGGCCCGAATCGCGGTAG
- a CDS encoding MogA/MoaB family molybdenum cofactor biosynthesis protein: protein MSQSTQEHRAEAPRRVRCAVITVSDTRTLATDRGGLLIAELLAAAGHDVAAREIIPDEPATMRALLAKLGGQADLDAILMTGGTGIGSRDQTFETVSGLLSKILPGYGELFRMLSFEQVGAAAMLSRAIGGLMAGKILLTMPGSPAAVQLAMEKLILPELGHLVREARK, encoded by the coding sequence ATGAGCCAATCCACACAAGAACATCGGGCCGAGGCGCCGAGGCGCGTCCGCTGCGCCGTGATTACCGTGAGCGACACGCGGACGCTTGCCACTGACAGGGGGGGATTGCTGATTGCCGAACTGCTCGCCGCGGCCGGCCACGACGTCGCCGCCCGCGAGATCATTCCCGACGAGCCGGCAACGATGCGAGCGCTGCTGGCGAAGCTCGGCGGGCAGGCGGACCTGGATGCCATTCTGATGACCGGGGGCACGGGGATCGGCAGCCGCGACCAAACCTTCGAGACCGTCAGCGGCCTGCTATCCAAGATTCTCCCCGGCTACGGCGAATTATTCCGCATGCTCAGTTTCGAGCAGGTCGGCGCCGCGGCGATGCTCAGCCGGGCGATCGGCGGCCTGATGGCCGGCAAAATCCTGCTCACCATGCCCGGCTCCCCGGCGGCCGTCCAACTCGCTATGGAAAAGCTGATTCTCCCGGAACTCGGCCATCTTGTCCGCGAAGCCCGGAAATGA